A genomic segment from Glycine soja cultivar W05 chromosome 20, ASM419377v2, whole genome shotgun sequence encodes:
- the LOC114403447 gene encoding TBC1 domain family member 10B-like — protein MKSNKTVNPLITFEHKRDAYGFTVRPQHLQRYREYANIYKEEEEERSDRWNSFLDRQAESSELATDGLVVGEGEKVLGDEAAGQEADTSSEKGVDGHEASNQVPGGSDSAAENGSQKEEVPPAEETKVHRVQLWTDIRSSLRTIEDMMSVRVKKKTGSVKDEQIIEAAKSPSHSDDVKSPKGAAFEEDSEEEFYDVERSDPSPDMPVVDGTNASANGITADAAPPEASFPWKEELEVLVRGGVPMALRGELWQAFVGVKARRVEKYYQDLLASESDSEIKTDQQSMESTDSNGKTGADFGCMPEKWKGVKGQIEKDLPRTFPGHPALDEDGRNALRRLLTAYARHNPSVGYCQAMNFFAGLLLLLMPEENAFWTLMGILDDYFDGYYSEEMIESQVDQLVFEELVRERFPKLANHLDYLGVQVAWVTGPWFLSIFVNMLPWESVLRVWDVLLFEGNRVMLFRTAVALMELYGPALVTTKDAGDAVTLLQSLAGSTFDSSQLVLTACMGYQNINETRLQQLRNKHRPAVIASIEERSKGLKAWKDSQGLASKLADMQVLGNLSRTESGSTNADEILISLTGEGEIDAVPDLQEQVVCLKVELCRLLEEKRSAILRAEELETALMEMVKQDNRRQLSAKVEQLDEEVAQLRQALADKQEQETAMLQVLMRVEQEQKVTEDARRFAEQDAAAQRYAAQVLQEKYEEATAALAEMEKRAVMAESMLEATLQYQSGQVKVLQSPRSSQSDSPVSRNNQEPDIPARRISLLSRPFGLGWRDRNKGKPTNEEPAEGNPSVEEQNTISEQDVNGLKVQDESRKEVSA, from the exons ATGAAGTCTAACAAAACCGTAAATCCTCTCATCACCTTCGAACACAAGAG GGATGCCTATGGGTTTACTGTGCGGCCTCAGCACCTGCAAAGATACCGTGAATATGCTAACATTTACAAG gaggaagaggaggaaaGGTCAGATAGGTGGAACTCATTTCTTGATAGACAGGCTGAGTCTTCTGAATTGGCCACAGACGGATTAGTTGTGGGGGAGGGTGAGAAGGTTTTGGGTGATGAAGCTGCAGGGCAAGAAGCTGATACTAGCTCGGAGAAGGGTGTTGATGGACATGAAGCAAGCAACCAGGTGCCTGGTGGTTCTGACAGTGCAGCAGAAAATGGTAGTCAAAAGGAGGAGGTGCCACCAGCTGAGGAGACAAAAGTTCACAGAGTCCAGTTATGGACAGATATAAGATCATCTCTTCGAACTATTGAGGATATGATGAGTGTTCGTGTAAAGAAGAAAACTGGGTCAGTAAAAGATGAACAGATTATTGAAGCTGCAAAATCACCATCACATTCTGATGATGTGAAATCACCAAAAGGAGCAGCATTTGAGGAAGACTCAGAGGAGGAGTTCTATGATGTTGAGAGGTCAGATCCTAGTCCGGATATGCCTGTTGTTGATGgcacaaatgcctcagcaaatGGTATTACTGCTGATGCTGCACCACCAGAGGCTTCATTTCCTTGGAAAGAAGAGTTGGAAGTTCTGGTTCGTGGTGGAGTACCAATGGCATTGAGGGGAGAG CTTTGGCAAGCTTTTGTTGGTGTAAAAGCAAGGCGGGTGGAGAAGTATTATCAGGATCTGCTAGCCTCAGAAAGTGATTCTGAAATTAAAACTGATCAGCAAAGCATGGAGTCAACTGACAGTAATGGGAAAACAGGTGCAGATTTTGGATGTATGCCAGAAAAATGGAAAGGAGTCAaaggacagattgagaag GATCTGCCTCGAACATTTCCTGGTCATCCTGCTCTGGACGAGGATGGTAGAAATGCTTTGAGACGATTACTTACTGCATATGCTCGACATAACCCCTCAGTTGGTTACTGCCAG GCCATGAATTTTTTTGCTGGCTTATTGCTACTTTTGATGCCTGAAGAAAATGCCTTTTG GACCTTAATGGGCATTTTAGATGATTATTTTGATGGCTATTATTCAGAGGAAATGATAGAGTCTCAG GTGGATCAACTTGTTTTTGAGGAGTTGGTGAGGGAGAGGTTTCCCAAATTGG CCAATCATCTGGATTATCTGGGAGTGCAGGTGGCATGGGTTACTGGACCATGGTTCCTGTCCATTTTTGTGAACATGCTTCCTTGGGAAAGTG TTCTTCGAGTGTGGGATGTGCTTCTTTTTGAAGGAAACCGAGTCATGCTCTTTAGAACTGCAGTTGCTTTAATGGAGCTATATG GTCCTGCGTTGGTAACAACAAAGGATGCTGGAGATGCAGTTACTTTACTTCAGTCGTTGGCTGGCTCCACATTTGATAGCAGTCAGCTTGTACTGACAGCTTGCATGGGTTaccaaaatataaatgaaactcGTTTGCAGCAGTTGAGGAATAAACATCGGCCAGCTGTAATAGCTTCCATTGAAGAAAGATCAAAAGGGCTTAAAGCTTGGAAGGATTCTCAGGGACTAGCATCAAAGCTAGCTGATATGCAAGTGCTTGGCAATTTATCTCGTACAGAATCTGGTTCCACTAATGCAGATGAAATTCTGATTAGTCTGACTGGAGAGGGTGAGATAGATGCTGTTCCAGATCTTCAAGAGCAG GTTGTCTGTTTGAAGGTTGAACTTTGTAGACTACTAGAGGAGAAAAGATCAGCCATTCTTAG AGCGGAGGAGCTGGAAACAGCATTAATGGAAATGGTCAAGCAGGATAATAGGCGGCAACTGAGTGCCAAG GTAGAGCAACTAGATGAAGAGGTTGCTCAGCTTCGACAGGCACTTGCTgataaacaagaacaagaaactgCTATGCTTCAG GTCTTGATGCGGGTGGAGCAAGAGCAAAAGGTGACTGAGGATGCTCGTAGGTTTGCTGAGCAAGATGCAGCCGCACAAAGATATGCTGCGCAAGTCCTTCAG GAAAAGTATGAAGAAGCAACTGCTGCACTTGCTGAAATGGAGAAGAGGGCAGTTATGGCAGAATCTATGCTGGAGGCTACATTGCAGTACCAATCTGGCCAAGTTAAAGTGCTACAATCTCCACG ATCTTCACAGTCAGATTCTCCGGTATCGAGAAACAATCAAGAGCCGGATATCCCTGCTAGGAGGATAAGTTTGCTTTCTCGTCCATTTGGACTTGGATGGCGAGATCGAAACAAG GGGAAACCCACTAATGAAGAGCCAGCTGAGGGAAATCCCAGCGTTGAGGAACAAAATACGATCAGTGAACAAGACGTCAATGGCCTTAAAGTACAGGATGAGAGTAGAAAAGAAGTCAGTGCCTAG